Proteins encoded within one genomic window of Natator depressus isolate rNatDep1 chromosome 1, rNatDep2.hap1, whole genome shotgun sequence:
- the LOC141990432 gene encoding uncharacterized protein LOC141990432 encodes MDHSKRKCFFDELMVDVLDRYNKQAQYQRQRDLWLEERHGKREEERLRLAAQLEDRVSVWEQALAFQFLEQEWWLNEEDRAEQKKLFEQLISGMKDRGHNRDPKQCRVKLKELRQAYQKTREANGRSGSEPQTCRFYDELHAILGGSATTTPAVLFDSFNGDGGNTEAGFGDEEDDDEEEVVDSSQQASGETGFPDSQELFLTLDLEPVPPEPTQGCLLDPAGGEGTSAACVSMITGSSPSQRLVKIRKKKKRTRDEMFSELMLSSHTDRAQTNAWRQIMSDCRKAQNDQEERWRAEESKWRAEERAEARMWRQRDERRQDSMLRLLEDQTSMLQCMVELQQRQLEHRLPLQPLCNQPPSSPSSIASTPRRPRTRWGGHRPTSHSTTEDCPQKRRLSFNKF; translated from the exons ATGGACCATTCCAAGAGGAAGTGTTTCTTTGATGAACTTATGGTTGATGTTCTAGACAGGTACAACAAGCAGGCCCAGTACCAAAGACAGAGGGACTTGTGGCTAGAGGAAAGACATGGcaaaagggaagaggaaaggcTCAGGCTGGCTGCACAGCTTGAGGACAGAGTCTCAGTGTGGGAGCAGGCACTTGCTTTTCAGTTCCTGGAACAAGAATGGTGGCTAAATGAGGAAGACAGAGCTGAGCAGAAaaagctgtttgagcagctgATATCA ggcatgaaggacagaggccataacagggacccgaagcagtgccgcgtgaaactgaaggagctgaggcaagcctaccagaaaaccagagaggcgaacggccgctccgggtcagagccccaaacatgccgcttctatgatgagctgcatgccattttagggggttcagccaccactaccccagccgtgttgtttgactccttcaatggagatggaggcaatacggaagcaggttttggggacgaagaagatgatgatgaggaggaggttgtagatagctcacagcaagcaagcggagaaaccggatttcccgacagccaggaactgtttctcaccctggacctggagccagtaccccctgaacccacccaaggctgcctcctggacccagcaggtggagaagggacctccg ctgcatgtgtttcaatgatcacaggatcttctccttcccagaggctagtgaagattagaaagaaaaaaaaacgcactcgagatgaaatgttctccgagctcatgctgtcctcccacactgacagagcacagacgaatgcgtggaggcaaataatgtcagactgcaggaaagcacaaaatgaccaggaggagaggtggcgggctgaagagagtaagtggcgggctgaagagagggctgaagctcgaatgtggcgacagcgtgatgagaggaggcaggattcaatgctgaggctgctggaggaccaaaccagtatgctccagtgtatggttgagctgcagcaaaggcagctggagcacagactgccactacagcccctgtgtaaccaaccgccctcctccccaagttccatagcctccacacccagacgcccaagaacgcggtgggggggccaccggccaaccagccactccaccacagaggattgcccccaaaaaagaaggctgtcattcaataaattttaa